The Zavarzinia compransoris genome has a window encoding:
- the odhB gene encoding 2-oxoglutarate dehydrogenase complex dihydrolipoyllysine-residue succinyltransferase, whose product MTIELKVPTLGESVTEATIGKWFRNAGEAVKKDEPLVELETDKVAVEVNAPESGVLVRIDAKPGDTVTIGQILGAIDETAKAAAAPAAAPAPAPAPVAPVPVAAPAPVAAPAGATPGPAARKLIAESGLSAAAIPATGPGGRVTKADVIAAVANPPAAAPKALPPRAEDPREERVKMTRLRKRIAERLKDAQNTAAMLTTFNEVDMTALMEARNQYKDLFEKKHGVKMGFMSFFVKAAVQALKEVPAVNAEIYGDEIVYKNYYDISVAVSSPSGLVVPVVRDADKLGFHEIEKEIARLGTKARDGKLAIEDMQGGTFTISNGGVFGSLMSTPIINPPQSAILGMHKIQDRPMVVNKQVVVRPMMYLAVSYDHRLIDGREAVTFLVRIKEAIEDPSRLLFGV is encoded by the coding sequence ATGACGATCGAACTCAAGGTCCCCACGCTTGGCGAAAGCGTCACCGAGGCGACCATCGGCAAGTGGTTCCGCAATGCGGGCGAGGCGGTGAAGAAGGACGAGCCGCTGGTCGAGCTTGAGACCGACAAGGTCGCGGTCGAGGTCAATGCGCCCGAATCGGGCGTCCTCGTCCGCATCGATGCGAAGCCCGGCGACACGGTGACCATCGGCCAGATCCTGGGCGCCATCGACGAGACGGCCAAGGCCGCCGCCGCCCCGGCCGCGGCGCCCGCCCCGGCCCCGGCCCCGGTTGCTCCCGTGCCTGTCGCGGCCCCCGCCCCGGTTGCGGCGCCCGCCGGCGCCACCCCGGGCCCGGCGGCCCGCAAGCTGATCGCGGAATCGGGCCTCAGCGCCGCCGCGATCCCCGCCACCGGCCCGGGCGGCCGGGTGACCAAGGCGGATGTGATCGCCGCCGTCGCCAATCCGCCGGCCGCCGCGCCCAAGGCCCTGCCGCCGCGTGCCGAGGACCCGCGCGAAGAGCGCGTGAAGATGACCCGCCTGCGCAAGCGGATCGCCGAACGCCTGAAGGACGCGCAGAACACCGCGGCCATGCTGACCACCTTCAACGAGGTGGACATGACCGCGCTGATGGAAGCGCGCAACCAGTACAAGGACCTCTTCGAGAAGAAGCACGGCGTGAAGATGGGCTTCATGTCCTTCTTCGTGAAGGCGGCGGTGCAGGCGCTCAAGGAAGTCCCGGCGGTCAATGCCGAGATCTATGGCGACGAGATCGTCTACAAGAATTACTACGACATCTCGGTCGCGGTCTCCTCGCCCAGCGGCCTCGTCGTGCCGGTGGTGCGCGATGCCGACAAGCTCGGCTTCCATGAGATCGAGAAGGAAATCGCCCGCCTCGGCACCAAGGCGCGCGACGGCAAGCTCGCCATCGAAGACATGCAGGGCGGCACCTTCACCATCTCGAACGGCGGCGTCTTCGGCTCGCTGATGTCGACCCCGATCATCAACCCGCCGCAGTCCGCGATCCTTGGCATGCACAAGATCCAGGACCGGCCGATGGTGGTGAACAAGCAGGTCGTGGTCCGCCCGATGATGTATCTCGCGGTGTCCTACGACCACCGCCTGATCGACGGCCGCGAGGCGGTGACCTTCCTCGTCCGCATCAAGGAAGCGATCGAGGATCCGTCGCGCCTGCTGTTCGGCGTCTGA
- the lpdA gene encoding dihydrolipoyl dehydrogenase, whose translation MTIELKVPTLGESITEATVGAWSKRIGEAVKKDEVLVSLETDKVAVEVSSPSDGVLAAIAAKEGDTVVIGQVIGAIDETGKAAGVPVAAPAPAAAPAPAPAAAPVPAAAPVSAGPAAVAVSGEDAFDLVIIGGGPAGYTAAIRAGQLGFKTAIVEKRGTLGGTCLNVGCIPSKALLHATELYDEAQHGFAKYGIKAEGVSVDLDALMAHKTKVVGELTKGIEFLMKKNKVAYIAGAGKFVSADTIEVTLNAGGTRTIKAARTLIATGSDVSSLPGITIDEKTVVSSTGALALDNVPKKLIVIGGGVIGLELGSVWRRLGAEVTVIEFLDRITPAMDGEVSKNFQRILGKQGFDFLLSHKVTGVKPVKNGATVTVVPVAGGEEKVLDADIVLVAVGRRPYTDGLNLADAGVEVTERGFIPVNDHYATNIGHIYAVGDVIGGLMLAHKAEEEGVAAVEIMAGQHGHVNYDAIPGVIYTMPEVANVGRTEEELKKLGVAYKTGKFPFTANSRAKANAQTEGFVKVIADAATDRILGAHIIGADAGNMIAEIVTAIEFGAAAEDLARTSHAHPTEMEAIREAALGVNGGTRQM comes from the coding sequence ATGACCATCGAACTGAAAGTGCCGACCCTCGGCGAATCGATCACGGAAGCGACCGTCGGCGCCTGGTCCAAGCGGATCGGCGAAGCCGTGAAGAAGGACGAGGTCCTGGTGTCGCTTGAGACCGACAAGGTGGCGGTCGAAGTGTCCTCGCCCAGCGACGGCGTGCTCGCCGCGATTGCCGCCAAGGAAGGCGACACCGTGGTGATCGGCCAGGTCATCGGCGCCATCGACGAGACCGGCAAGGCCGCCGGCGTCCCCGTCGCCGCCCCGGCGCCGGCCGCTGCTCCGGCCCCGGCCCCCGCTGCTGCGCCGGTACCTGCGGCCGCCCCCGTGTCCGCCGGCCCTGCGGCCGTTGCGGTTTCGGGCGAAGATGCCTTCGATCTCGTCATCATCGGCGGCGGCCCGGCCGGCTATACGGCGGCGATCCGCGCCGGCCAGCTCGGCTTCAAGACCGCGATCGTCGAGAAGCGCGGCACCCTCGGCGGCACCTGCCTCAACGTCGGCTGCATCCCCTCGAAGGCGCTGCTGCATGCAACCGAACTCTACGACGAGGCGCAGCACGGCTTTGCCAAATACGGCATCAAGGCGGAAGGCGTCTCGGTCGACCTCGACGCCCTGATGGCGCATAAGACCAAGGTGGTCGGCGAGCTGACCAAGGGCATCGAGTTCCTCATGAAGAAGAACAAGGTGGCCTATATCGCCGGTGCCGGGAAATTCGTCTCGGCCGATACGATCGAGGTCACGCTGAACGCCGGCGGCACCCGCACCATCAAGGCGGCGCGCACCCTGATCGCCACCGGTTCCGACGTCTCGTCCCTGCCGGGCATCACCATCGACGAGAAGACCGTGGTCTCCTCGACCGGGGCGCTGGCGCTGGACAATGTGCCGAAGAAGCTGATCGTGATCGGCGGCGGCGTCATCGGCCTCGAACTCGGCTCGGTCTGGCGCCGGCTGGGCGCCGAGGTCACGGTGATCGAATTCCTCGACCGCATCACCCCGGCGATGGACGGCGAGGTTTCCAAGAATTTCCAGCGCATCCTGGGCAAGCAGGGCTTCGACTTCCTGCTCTCGCACAAGGTGACCGGCGTGAAGCCGGTGAAGAACGGCGCCACGGTCACCGTGGTGCCGGTCGCCGGCGGCGAGGAAAAAGTGCTGGATGCCGACATCGTCCTGGTCGCGGTCGGCCGCCGGCCCTATACCGACGGCCTGAACCTGGCCGACGCCGGGGTCGAGGTGACGGAGCGCGGCTTCATCCCGGTGAACGACCATTACGCCACCAATATCGGCCATATCTATGCGGTGGGCGACGTCATCGGCGGCCTGATGCTGGCCCATAAGGCCGAGGAAGAGGGCGTCGCCGCGGTCGAGATCATGGCCGGCCAGCACGGCCACGTGAATTACGACGCGATCCCCGGCGTCATCTATACCATGCCGGAAGTCGCCAATGTCGGCCGCACGGAAGAAGAGCTGAAGAAGCTGGGCGTCGCCTACAAGACCGGCAAATTCCCCTTCACCGCCAATTCCCGCGCCAAGGCCAATGCCCAGACCGAAGGCTTCGTGAAGGTGATCGCCGATGCGGCCACCGACCGGATCCTGGGCGCCCATATCATCGGGGCGGACGCCGGCAACATGATCGCGGAAATCGTCACCGCCATCGAGTTCGGCGCGGCGGCCGAGGACCTGGCCCGCACCAGCCACGCTCATCCGACCGAGATGGAAGCGATCCGCGAGGCGGCGCTCGGCGTCAACGGCGGCACGCGGCAGATGTGA
- a CDS encoding tyrosine recombinase XerC gives MAAPGPGLTPAPPPPALLAAAPDLARAVADWLRHLRAERRAAEHTIDGYARDLRQFLAFIAEHRGEVPDIAALLALGPRDFRAFQARRRGEGIGPASAARGLSALRHFFRHLDRQGHGQNAAALAVKAPKRPHGVPRPLTAAAALATVDEAGSLAAEPWIAARDEAVLALLYGCGLRISEALGLKRRDVPFRDMLRITGKGNKERLVPVLPALGASVERYLALCPYPLPAAGPLFVGAKGGPLSPRIVQRCMETLRGALGLSADATPHALRHSFATHLLGAGGDLRTIQELLGHASLSTTQRYTEVDTARLLAAYADAHPRARG, from the coding sequence TTGGCTGCGCCTGGCCCAGGCCTGACCCCGGCCCCGCCGCCGCCTGCCCTGCTGGCGGCGGCGCCGGACCTTGCCCGGGCCGTCGCCGACTGGCTGCGCCACCTGCGGGCGGAGCGCCGCGCCGCCGAGCACACGATCGACGGCTATGCCCGGGACCTGCGCCAATTCCTCGCCTTCATCGCCGAGCATCGGGGCGAGGTGCCCGATATCGCCGCCCTGCTGGCGCTCGGGCCGCGCGACTTCCGCGCCTTCCAGGCCCGCCGCCGGGGCGAGGGTATCGGCCCGGCCTCCGCCGCCCGCGGCCTTTCGGCGCTGCGCCATTTCTTTCGCCATCTCGACCGCCAGGGCCACGGCCAGAATGCCGCCGCCCTGGCCGTCAAGGCGCCCAAGCGGCCCCATGGCGTGCCCCGGCCGCTGACCGCCGCCGCCGCCCTGGCCACGGTGGACGAGGCGGGCAGCCTCGCGGCCGAGCCCTGGATCGCGGCGCGGGACGAGGCGGTGCTCGCCCTCCTCTACGGCTGCGGGCTGCGCATTTCGGAAGCGCTGGGCCTGAAGCGCCGCGACGTGCCGTTCCGCGACATGCTGCGCATCACCGGCAAGGGCAACAAGGAGCGGCTGGTGCCGGTGCTGCCGGCGCTTGGCGCCTCGGTCGAGCGCTACCTCGCCCTCTGCCCCTACCCGCTGCCGGCGGCGGGGCCCCTGTTCGTCGGCGCCAAGGGCGGGCCGCTGTCGCCCCGCATCGTGCAGCGCTGCATGGAAACCTTGCGCGGCGCCCTCGGCCTCTCCGCCGATGCGACGCCCCATGCGCTCCGCCATTCCTTCGCCACCCATCTGCTGGGCGCGGGCGGCGACCTGCGCACGATCCAGGAATTGCTCGGCCACGCCAGCCTGTCCACCACCCAGCGCTATACCGAGGTCGATACCGCCCGCCTGCTCGCCGCCTATGCCGACGCCCACCCGAGGGCCAGGGGATGA
- a CDS encoding DUF484 family protein, which produces MSKTTEQPEDATPETATPEAATPETAAKAEPAPAPARRRLTSTEVRGYLMAHPGFLARNADLLEHQALPPRSDADGDKVVDFQRALVERLRTDNARLRHFQSEVITAARANVSAQGLVQEAILLLLEAASFEEAIHAITQDLAPVLGIDVVTLCLEGEGMEDAPDLPNLQLVVPGTVDALLGEGQAIRLASGAFDDGTLFGPAAPLVQSQAFARLDLGDGPVGLLALGSRDPDKYDEGQGGELLHFLALVVERVIQLWLRLAQA; this is translated from the coding sequence TTGTCGAAGACCACGGAACAGCCGGAAGACGCCACCCCCGAGACCGCCACCCCCGAGGCGGCGACCCCCGAGACGGCGGCGAAGGCGGAACCGGCGCCCGCCCCGGCCAGGCGCCGGCTCACCTCGACCGAGGTGCGCGGCTACCTGATGGCGCATCCGGGCTTTCTCGCCCGCAATGCCGATCTCCTGGAGCATCAGGCCCTGCCGCCGCGCAGCGACGCCGACGGCGACAAGGTGGTCGATTTCCAGCGCGCCCTGGTCGAGCGGCTGCGCACCGACAATGCCCGCCTCCGCCACTTCCAGTCCGAGGTGATCACGGCCGCCCGGGCCAATGTCTCGGCCCAGGGCCTGGTGCAGGAGGCGATCCTCCTCCTCCTCGAAGCCGCCAGCTTCGAGGAGGCGATCCACGCGATCACCCAGGACCTGGCGCCGGTGCTGGGCATCGATGTCGTCACCCTCTGCCTCGAGGGCGAGGGCATGGAGGACGCGCCGGACCTGCCGAACCTGCAGCTGGTCGTGCCCGGCACGGTCGATGCCCTGCTGGGCGAGGGGCAGGCGATCCGCCTCGCCAGCGGCGCCTTCGACGACGGCACCCTGTTCGGCCCCGCCGCCCCCCTGGTCCAGAGCCAGGCCTTCGCCCGCCTCGACCTCGGCGACGGGCCGGTCGGCCTGCTGGCCCTGGGCAGCCGCGACCCCGACAAATACGACGAGGGCCAGGGCGGCGAGTTGCTGCATTTCCTGGCCCTGGTGGTCGAACGGGTGATCCAGCTTTGGCTGCGCCTGGCCCAGGCCTGA
- the fsa gene encoding fructose-6-phosphate aldolase, with product MKFFIDTADVREIKDLASTGMVDGVTTNPSLIAKSGRNILDVIAEICEVVPGPVSAEVTATDFDTMLTEGRKLAKLATNVAVKVPLTWAGLKTCKALSDDGVMVNVTLCFSSAQALLAAKAGAAFISPFVGRLDDIATDGMDLIAEIRQIYDNYEALTTEILVASVRHPRHVIDSAKLGADVATLPPSVLRALANHPLTDRGLDAFLADWAKTGQSIL from the coding sequence ATGAAGTTCTTCATCGACACCGCCGACGTGCGTGAAATCAAGGATCTTGCCTCGACCGGCATGGTCGATGGGGTGACCACCAACCCCAGCCTGATCGCCAAGTCGGGCCGCAACATCCTCGACGTCATCGCCGAGATCTGCGAGGTGGTGCCGGGCCCCGTCTCGGCCGAGGTGACCGCGACCGATTTCGACACCATGCTGACCGAGGGCCGCAAGCTGGCCAAGCTCGCGACCAATGTCGCGGTGAAGGTGCCGCTGACCTGGGCCGGGCTCAAGACCTGCAAGGCCCTGTCGGACGACGGCGTCATGGTCAATGTCACCCTGTGCTTCTCGTCCGCCCAGGCCCTGCTGGCGGCCAAGGCCGGTGCCGCCTTCATCTCGCCCTTCGTCGGCCGGCTCGACGACATCGCCACCGACGGCATGGACCTGATCGCCGAGATCCGCCAGATCTACGACAATTACGAGGCGCTGACGACCGAGATCCTGGTCGCCTCGGTCCGCCACCCGCGCCATGTCATCGATTCGGCCAAGCTCGGGGCCGATGTCGCCACCCTGCCGCCGTCCGTGCTGCGGGCGCTGGCCAATCATCCGCTCACCGACCGCGGCCTCGACGCCTTCCTGGCCGATTGGGCCAAGACCGGCCAGTCGATCCTTTAA
- a CDS encoding primosomal protein N', translating into MSLPQRIPVLVTLPFPGPLDYAPPGGAVPPPGTFVDVPLGPRRVTGVVWDGAGEGIVAAAKLRPIALVHDWPAMTAKARRFLDWMAGYTMAPPGMVLRHFANAANNDAAAPVTGYAPTGRQPDRVTPARKAVLELLAAEGALAPAAILAATGVTSGVLRGLVDGGALRPVALAAPPAPRPDPDFALPALSEGQAAVAGELTAAVGAGGYRAFLLDGVTGSGKTEVYLEAIATALRSGRQALVLLPEIALTAGLLERFAARFGVAPAVWHSDLTPAARRRVWRGVAAGAVGLVIGARSALFLPFADLGVIIVDEEHDQGFKQDDGVAYHGRDMAVVRATIEDCPIVLASATPSLETLANVEAGRYRRLVLPERHGGAMLPEVQIVDMRANAPERGNFLSPVLTRAMAECLARGEQSLLFLNRRGYAPLTLCRHCGHRIECPNCTAWLVEHRNRRQLECHHCGHIVPKPHACPECGEEDSLVACGPGVERIDEEVANILPQARRLILASDTLGGPLALAAAFDAIAAREVDVVIGTQIVAKGHHFPFLTLVGVVDADLGLDGGDLRAGERIFQLTTQVVGRAGRGERPGRALIQSFDPEAGVIRAIARNDRDGFVAAEQAARKRHGLPPYGRLVAIILSGPDQGEVMTIGRHLARTAPRDIEGFDVLGPAPAPLSLLRGRHRVRLLVRAPRRLNVQAVLRPWLDAAPVPGRVRMQVDVDPYHFM; encoded by the coding sequence ATGAGCTTGCCGCAGCGCATTCCCGTTCTCGTCACCCTGCCGTTTCCGGGGCCGCTGGACTATGCCCCGCCCGGCGGCGCCGTGCCGCCGCCGGGTACTTTCGTCGACGTGCCGCTCGGTCCCCGGCGGGTGACCGGGGTGGTCTGGGACGGCGCGGGCGAAGGGATCGTCGCCGCCGCGAAGCTGCGCCCCATCGCCCTGGTCCACGACTGGCCGGCGATGACGGCGAAGGCGCGCCGCTTTCTCGACTGGATGGCGGGATATACGATGGCGCCGCCGGGCATGGTGCTGCGCCATTTCGCCAATGCCGCCAACAATGATGCGGCGGCCCCGGTCACCGGCTATGCCCCGACCGGGCGCCAGCCCGACCGGGTGACGCCGGCGCGGAAGGCCGTGCTCGAGCTTCTTGCCGCCGAGGGCGCCCTGGCCCCGGCCGCCATCCTGGCCGCGACCGGGGTGACTTCGGGGGTGCTGCGCGGCCTCGTCGACGGCGGCGCGCTGCGGCCCGTCGCGCTGGCCGCGCCGCCGGCGCCGCGGCCCGATCCGGATTTCGCCCTGCCGGCCCTGTCCGAGGGGCAGGCCGCGGTCGCCGGGGAATTGACGGCGGCGGTCGGCGCCGGGGGCTATCGCGCCTTCCTGCTCGACGGCGTCACCGGCTCGGGCAAGACCGAGGTCTATCTCGAAGCCATCGCCACGGCACTCCGTTCCGGGCGGCAGGCCCTGGTGCTGCTGCCGGAAATCGCGCTGACGGCGGGCCTGTTGGAGCGGTTCGCCGCGCGTTTCGGCGTCGCCCCCGCGGTCTGGCATTCGGACCTGACGCCGGCCGCGCGGCGCCGGGTCTGGCGCGGCGTGGCGGCGGGCGCGGTCGGGCTGGTGATCGGGGCGCGCTCCGCCCTGTTCCTGCCCTTCGCCGATCTCGGCGTCATCATCGTCGACGAGGAACACGACCAGGGCTTCAAGCAGGACGACGGCGTCGCCTATCACGGCCGCGACATGGCTGTGGTGCGCGCCACCATCGAGGATTGCCCGATCGTCCTGGCCAGCGCCACCCCCAGCCTGGAGACCCTGGCCAATGTCGAGGCCGGGCGCTATCGCCGCCTGGTGCTGCCGGAACGGCACGGCGGCGCCATGCTGCCCGAGGTGCAGATCGTCGACATGCGGGCCAATGCGCCGGAGCGGGGCAATTTCCTCTCCCCCGTCCTGACCCGGGCGATGGCGGAATGCCTGGCCCGGGGCGAGCAGAGCCTGCTGTTCCTGAACCGCCGGGGCTATGCCCCCCTGACACTGTGCCGGCATTGCGGGCATCGCATCGAATGCCCGAACTGCACCGCCTGGCTGGTCGAGCACCGCAACCGCCGGCAATTGGAATGCCATCACTGCGGCCATATCGTGCCGAAGCCCCACGCCTGCCCCGAATGCGGTGAGGAGGACAGTCTCGTCGCCTGCGGCCCGGGGGTGGAGCGGATCGACGAGGAAGTGGCGAATATTCTGCCCCAGGCCCGGCGCCTGATTCTCGCCTCCGACACGCTGGGCGGGCCCTTGGCGCTGGCGGCCGCCTTCGATGCGATCGCGGCCCGCGAGGTCGATGTGGTGATCGGCACCCAGATCGTCGCCAAGGGGCATCATTTTCCCTTTCTCACCCTGGTCGGCGTGGTCGATGCCGATCTCGGCCTCGACGGCGGCGACCTCCGCGCGGGCGAGCGTATCTTCCAATTGACCACCCAGGTGGTCGGCCGCGCCGGCCGGGGCGAGCGGCCGGGCCGGGCCCTGATCCAGAGCTTCGATCCCGAGGCCGGCGTGATCCGGGCGATCGCCCGCAACGACCGCGACGGTTTCGTCGCCGCCGAACAGGCGGCGCGCAAGCGCCACGGCCTGCCGCCCTACGGCCGGCTGGTGGCGATCATCCTGTCGGGGCCCGACCAGGGCGAGGTGATGACCATCGGCCGGCACCTCGCCCGCACCGCGCCCCGCGATATCGAGGGTTTCGACGTCCTGGGCCCGGCGCCGGCACCCTTGAGCCTGCTGCGCGGCCGCCACCGGGTGCGCCTGCTGGTCCGCGCCCCCCGGCGCCTGAACGTGCAGGCGGTGCTGCGCCCCTGGCTCGACGCGGCGCCGGTGCCCGGCCGGGTCAGGATGCAGGTGGACGTCGACCCCTATCACTTCATGTAG
- a CDS encoding GNAT family N-acetyltransferase, with protein sequence MTLIRAARPGDEAHWRRLWAAYCAFYRSAVPDAVTATTWGRILDPLAPVFCLVAEHGGGVAGFAVCVVHARTWSIEPIVYLEDLYVDETVRGGGVGFALIEGLKAEARRRGAGQLYWHTEGDNRAARRLYDRFRPADGYVRYRLDLPGIGDSDESGIPA encoded by the coding sequence ATGACCCTGATTCGCGCAGCCCGGCCCGGGGACGAGGCGCATTGGCGCCGGCTTTGGGCCGCTTATTGCGCCTTCTACCGCAGTGCGGTGCCGGACGCGGTGACCGCGACCACCTGGGGCCGGATTCTCGATCCCCTGGCGCCGGTCTTCTGCCTGGTGGCGGAACACGGGGGCGGGGTCGCCGGTTTCGCGGTCTGCGTCGTTCATGCCCGCACCTGGTCGATCGAGCCGATCGTCTATCTCGAAGATCTCTATGTCGATGAAACGGTCCGGGGCGGCGGGGTCGGCTTCGCCCTGATCGAGGGCCTGAAGGCGGAGGCCCGGCGCCGGGGCGCCGGCCAGCTCTACTGGCACACGGAAGGCGACAATCGGGCCGCGCGCCGGCTCTACGACCGATTCCGGCCGGCGGACGGCTATGTCCGCTACCGGCTCGATCTTCCGGGCATTGGAGATTCGGATGAGAGCGGCATTCCCGCTTGA
- a CDS encoding F0F1 ATP synthase subunit delta, whose amino-acid sequence MATSSSTLAQIGGRYAGALFDLSSGRGVLDAVAADLETIGALLAESPELVAFIRSPLRKREEQGKVFRTLLGQAGVGPFATHFVLLLAKNGRLFALPAALSAFKELLAKARGEVTAAVTSAEPLSFAQEEQLKSELSRLVGKTVLIDAKVDQSLLGGLIVRVGSRQIDGSLKTKLDRLSVALKGNA is encoded by the coding sequence TTGGCAACCTCATCTTCGACGCTCGCGCAAATCGGCGGCCGCTATGCCGGCGCCCTGTTCGACCTGTCGTCCGGGCGCGGCGTGCTCGACGCGGTCGCGGCCGATCTGGAAACGATCGGCGCGCTGCTCGCGGAATCGCCCGAACTGGTCGCCTTCATCCGCAGCCCGCTGCGCAAGCGCGAAGAGCAGGGCAAGGTCTTCAGGACCCTGCTGGGCCAGGCCGGCGTCGGTCCCTTCGCCACTCATTTCGTCCTGCTGCTGGCGAAGAACGGGCGCCTGTTCGCCCTGCCCGCCGCGCTCAGCGCCTTCAAGGAGCTGCTGGCCAAGGCCCGCGGCGAGGTGACGGCGGCCGTCACCTCGGCCGAGCCGCTGAGCTTCGCCCAGGAAGAACAGCTCAAATCCGAATTGTCTCGCCTCGTCGGCAAGACTGTCCTGATCGATGCCAAGGTCGATCAAAGCCTCCTCGGCGGCCTCATCGTGCGCGTTGGTTCGCGCCAGATTGACGGCAGCCTCAAGACCAAGCTGGACCGCCTGTCGGTCGCATTGAAGGGGAATGCATAA
- the atpA gene encoding F0F1 ATP synthase subunit alpha — MALRAAEISAVLKDEIANFGAEAETTEVGQVLSVGDGVARVYGLDGVQAGEMVEFPGGVKGMALNLETDNVGIVIFGNDRAIKEGDVVKRTGTIVDVPVGRGLLGRVVDGLGNPIDGKGPLVDVTRARVEVKAPGIIPRQGVHEPMQTGLKAIDSLVPVGRGQRELIIGDRQTGKTAVAIDTFINQKPVNAGTDESKKLYCIYVAVGQKRSTVAQIVKMLEDNGALEYSIVVAATASEPAPLQFLAPYTGCAMGEFFRDNGMHALIVYDDLSKQAVAYRQMSLLLRRPPGREAYPGDVFYLHSRLLERAAKMSDVKGAGSLTALPVIETQAGDVSAYIPTNVISITDGQIFLETNLFYQGIRPAINVGLSVSRVGSAAQIKAMKQVAGSIKLELAQYREMAAFAQFGSDLDASTQRLLNRGARLTELLKQPQFNPLPVEEQVASIFSGVKGYLDKLPVAKVGAFEKALLDELRTKNADILATIRTEKALSKDTEAKLHAVAEAIVKRFA; from the coding sequence ATGGCACTCCGGGCCGCTGAGATTTCCGCAGTCCTCAAGGACGAAATCGCCAATTTCGGCGCCGAAGCCGAAACCACCGAGGTCGGCCAGGTCCTGTCCGTCGGTGACGGCGTCGCCCGCGTCTACGGCCTCGACGGCGTCCAGGCCGGCGAAATGGTCGAATTCCCCGGCGGCGTGAAGGGCATGGCCCTGAACCTCGAGACCGACAATGTCGGCATCGTGATCTTCGGCAACGACCGCGCCATCAAGGAAGGCGACGTCGTCAAGCGGACCGGCACCATCGTGGACGTGCCCGTGGGCCGCGGCCTGCTCGGCCGCGTGGTCGACGGTCTCGGCAACCCGATCGACGGCAAGGGTCCCCTCGTGGACGTCACCCGCGCCCGCGTCGAGGTGAAGGCCCCGGGCATCATCCCGCGCCAGGGCGTGCATGAGCCGATGCAGACCGGCCTGAAGGCGATCGACAGCCTGGTGCCCGTCGGCCGCGGCCAGCGCGAGCTGATCATCGGCGACCGCCAGACCGGCAAGACCGCCGTCGCCATCGACACGTTCATCAACCAGAAGCCGGTCAACGCCGGCACTGACGAGTCGAAGAAGCTCTATTGCATCTACGTCGCCGTCGGCCAGAAGCGTTCGACCGTCGCCCAGATCGTGAAGATGCTGGAAGACAACGGCGCGCTGGAATATTCGATCGTCGTCGCCGCCACCGCTTCCGAGCCGGCGCCGCTGCAGTTCCTGGCGCCCTATACCGGCTGCGCCATGGGCGAATTCTTCCGCGACAACGGCATGCATGCCCTGATCGTCTATGACGATCTCTCCAAGCAGGCCGTCGCCTATCGCCAGATGTCGCTGCTGCTGCGCCGCCCGCCGGGCCGCGAAGCCTATCCCGGCGACGTGTTCTATCTCCACAGCCGCCTGCTGGAACGCGCCGCCAAGATGTCGGACGTCAAGGGCGCCGGCTCGCTGACCGCGCTGCCGGTGATCGAGACCCAGGCGGGCGACGTCTCGGCCTATATTCCGACCAACGTGATCTCGATCACCGACGGCCAGATCTTCCTCGAGACCAACCTGTTCTACCAGGGCATCCGTCCGGCCATCAACGTCGGCCTGTCGGTGTCGCGCGTCGGCTCCGCCGCGCAGATCAAGGCGATGAAGCAGGTCGCGGGCTCGATCAAGCTGGAACTGGCGCAGTACCGCGAGATGGCGGCCTTCGCCCAGTTCGGTTCCGACCTCGACGCCTCGACCCAGCGCCTGCTGAACCGCGGCGCCCGCCTGACCGAACTGCTGAAGCAGCCGCAGTTCAACCCCCTCCCGGTCGAAGAGCAGGTCGCCTCGATCTTCTCGGGCGTGAAGGGTTACCTGGACAAGCTGCCGGTGGCCAAGGTCGGCGCCTTCGAGAAGGCCCTGCTCGACGAGCTGCGGACCAAGAACGCCGACATCCTGGCCACGATCCGCACCGAAAAGGCGCTGTCGAAGGACACTGAGGCCAAGCTGCACGCCGTGGCCGAAGCCATCGTCAAGCGCTTCGCCTGA